The following nucleotide sequence is from Atribacterota bacterium.
CCATTGCCGAGTTTCTTACAACCTTGTTTCGTCCATGTTTCTTTGCCCGGTACATTGCCTGGTCGGCAGCTTCTACCAGTGTTTCGGGGTCTCTATTTTGTCCAGGGATTATTGTTGCTAC
It contains:
- a CDS encoding diguanylate cyclase translates to MPGQNRDPETLVEAADQAMYRAKKHGRNKVVRNSAMDKIHSS